One window from the genome of Echinicola vietnamensis DSM 17526 encodes:
- a CDS encoding RNA polymerase sigma factor, whose protein sequence is MREIETRLLEQIKKGNEMAFVEVYDKYWKQLFNSGYKRFQKKEIVEGLVQEVFVEMWQKRASLMVHTSLGAYLFTALKYKVINQMKSQMVKEKYVAFVTSRKSNFGSEVEEKIFYKELDEAYKQEIANLPSQAKRVYELKNTEGLSYVEISQEMGISVSTVEKHMIKALKILRQNLRNYCV, encoded by the coding sequence ATGAGAGAAATTGAAACAAGATTATTGGAGCAAATTAAAAAAGGGAATGAGATGGCCTTTGTGGAGGTTTATGATAAGTATTGGAAACAATTGTTCAATAGTGGATATAAACGGTTCCAGAAGAAGGAAATTGTGGAGGGGTTAGTGCAGGAGGTGTTTGTGGAGATGTGGCAGAAGCGGGCTTCATTGATGGTTCATACTTCCTTGGGGGCCTATTTATTCACGGCTCTAAAGTACAAAGTGATCAATCAAATGAAATCCCAGATGGTGAAAGAGAAATACGTCGCCTTTGTGACTTCACGGAAGTCTAATTTTGGAAGTGAAGTGGAGGAGAAGATTTTTTATAAGGAATTGGATGAGGCCTATAAGCAAGAGATCGCCAATTTGCCATCCCAGGCAAAACGCGTGTATGAGCTTAAAAATACAGAGGGGTTAAGTTATGTCGAAATTTCCCAAGAGATGGGAATTTCTGTTAGTACCGTTGAAAAGCACATGATAAAGGCACTCAAGATCCTTCGGCAAAACCTGAGGAATTATTGTGTATAG
- a CDS encoding FecR family protein: protein MNREEINLLLDKFLSGEISPEEQKVLDHWYKDFDGQDDVTDGMRDEEQWELKSRMLGKIREEALGDKVEIEKNAKGSLSKLLMVAASFVLIVGLGFFFYKQQARPVVYQTGLGEVLILKLPDSTEVTLNGNSQLSYTTGWFGEFDRKVNLEGEAFFDVVHTIDDRRFTINEKTGLGIEVFGTAFNYRVREEVNAVALASGSVKVMLPDAGAGERKVHFLKPGELAVYDHQVKEVEINTPANLESHYAWKEGKLILDYSTLPEIIEKIKGTYGLKISLDTSNWREHKVSGTLPLTRDPASLIKNLEQLFDVEIRITNKE, encoded by the coding sequence ATGAACCGAGAGGAGATCAATTTACTACTGGATAAGTTTTTGTCGGGAGAGATCAGTCCTGAAGAGCAGAAAGTCTTGGACCACTGGTACAAGGACTTTGACGGGCAGGATGATGTTACCGATGGAATGAGGGATGAAGAGCAGTGGGAGTTGAAAAGTAGGATGCTGGGAAAGATCAGGGAAGAGGCTCTTGGCGATAAGGTCGAAATAGAAAAGAACGCCAAAGGCAGTTTGTCAAAATTGCTAATGGTAGCTGCTTCATTTGTGCTGATAGTGGGGTTAGGGTTTTTCTTCTACAAACAGCAGGCCAGGCCAGTTGTCTACCAAACGGGTCTCGGAGAGGTGCTCATCCTCAAATTGCCCGACAGTACAGAGGTTACCTTAAATGGAAATTCACAATTGAGCTATACTACGGGATGGTTTGGGGAGTTTGACAGGAAGGTGAATTTGGAGGGAGAGGCTTTTTTTGATGTAGTGCATACGATCGACGATCGTCGGTTTACGATAAATGAAAAGACAGGGTTGGGGATCGAAGTATTCGGTACCGCCTTTAATTATAGGGTTCGAGAGGAAGTCAATGCTGTAGCCCTCGCATCAGGAAGTGTGAAGGTCATGTTGCCGGATGCAGGAGCAGGTGAACGGAAGGTCCATTTCTTGAAGCCTGGGGAATTAGCAGTATATGATCACCAAGTCAAGGAGGTGGAGATCAATACGCCGGCCAACCTGGAAAGCCATTACGCTTGGAAAGAAGGTAAATTGATATTGGATTATTCGACCTTACCGGAAATTATCGAAAAGATAAAAGGCACCTATGGTTTGAAGATATCCTTGGATACTTCAAATTGGAGAGAACACAAAGTATCGGGTACCCTGCCGCTCACCAGGGACCCAGCATCCCTCATCAAAAATCTAGAGCAGCTTTTTGATGTGGAGATCAGAATAACCAACAAAGAATAA
- a CDS encoding SusC/RagA family TonB-linked outer membrane protein: protein MLNTFTKRLVVLLVAMMAIDETKAQLLAEFAQVPDRYTISREPSLPEVLRKLESIYKVSIAYPSDLADQKWSKEFTPNRDLTIDENLSKLLKDSGLNYRQGVGSFYVVVKDDNPPKPKEALSATVAQNDEALLEEITGVVVDEEGLPIPGASVLVKGTMVGSVTDLDGKFSIEVDSPDEAVLVVSFIGFESKEVTIGSESSLTIVMTSSTMALNEVVVTAFGLERDKKALGYAVQSVKGNELTEAQNPNVVNSLSGRVAGVQINSNSMPGSGSQVIIRGSSSVAGNNQPLVVVDGVPLDQTSSRTYGNGLSEINPDNIKEMNVLKGATAAALYGSRAANGVIMVTTKDGKGTKGIGVAINSNMTFDNPLVKPDFQNTYGGGAGYRTWYVDGRNGFDEQGIRGTAGVDESWGAPMDGRLVPLWFSAPELVPLTPQPDNWEDFWETGKTVSNNIAVSGGNDKGNFRLSVGRLDQKSIMWNNDYYRNNFKLNTGYNFTDKLNVTISAEYIKSGSDNRRYSGSSDFIWSHRHTDFTKLFNWRDYYGIQRETFRDGDDYPYANWQHEYFTNPYFLQEYYTNANEKDRMVGNIAVNYQFTDEFSLMVRTGTDFWTDTRMNVTGVERTKNFVTTKGSYTETVLRSQETNSDFIFTYDKEFSNTFSLKAQVGGINRTNYYKRNYVNVTELTIDGLYNLSNYASPVTPESTIRKQEVNSLFGSATLGFNNYLFLDVTGRNDWSSTLPVDNNSFFYPSVALSAVVTDIFNVQSNVLSFAKLRASWAQVGSDASPYMLSQVYNSEGLWAGTTPTYANASEIANVNLKPEITTGKELGLDMRFLEGRIGLDFTYYHQSTTNQILAVAISSSSGYASQVLNAGEITNKGVELMVYGTPIKSETGLTWDMSFNFSRNRNLVVELAEGLENYTLASQNSLTSEARVGQPYGTLYGRRYLRSPEGEIVYSDGLPQLEAGTFALGNIQPDWMGGFSNNFSFRNWSLGALIDIRMGGDLFDVGTGLARKTGQYAETAIGREEGVIGEGVMNVGTEETPVYVQNDVIVDAGTFWNAQNPRTYHEAGIFDGSYVKLRELTLGYSFPKNFLGNNFIQSMKLSAVGRNLAILFKNHPHMDPQVDMKGGNAQGFSYGEQPSTRSIGFNLNVTF from the coding sequence ATGCTAAACACCTTTACAAAGCGCCTGGTTGTGCTTTTGGTTGCCATGATGGCCATAGATGAGACCAAAGCGCAATTGTTGGCAGAGTTTGCGCAGGTTCCAGATCGATATACGATCAGCAGAGAACCTTCGCTGCCAGAAGTTCTACGAAAGCTGGAATCCATTTACAAGGTTTCCATTGCTTATCCCTCAGACTTAGCCGACCAGAAATGGTCAAAGGAATTCACCCCAAATCGCGACCTGACCATTGACGAAAACCTTTCAAAGCTTTTGAAAGATTCCGGTTTGAATTATCGTCAAGGAGTAGGGAGTTTTTATGTCGTCGTCAAAGATGACAATCCACCAAAGCCAAAAGAAGCCTTGTCCGCTACCGTCGCCCAAAATGATGAAGCCCTATTGGAAGAAATCACAGGGGTGGTCGTGGACGAAGAAGGATTGCCCATTCCAGGAGCCAGTGTCTTGGTAAAAGGAACCATGGTGGGCAGTGTTACCGATCTGGATGGAAAATTTTCCATTGAAGTAGATAGTCCTGACGAGGCCGTTTTGGTGGTTTCGTTCATAGGATTTGAAAGCAAGGAAGTGACCATTGGTTCGGAAAGCAGCTTGACCATTGTGATGACATCCAGTACGATGGCCCTTAATGAGGTGGTCGTTACGGCTTTTGGTCTTGAAAGGGACAAAAAAGCCCTTGGCTATGCTGTCCAAAGCGTGAAAGGCAATGAGCTGACGGAAGCTCAAAATCCAAACGTGGTGAACAGCTTGTCAGGCAGGGTAGCTGGTGTTCAGATTAACAGCAACTCCATGCCCGGCAGTGGGTCACAGGTGATCATTCGGGGATCATCTTCTGTGGCAGGAAATAACCAACCGCTCGTGGTCGTGGACGGTGTTCCGCTCGACCAAACTTCTTCCCGAACCTATGGCAATGGCCTTTCAGAAATTAACCCAGATAATATTAAGGAGATGAATGTGCTCAAAGGAGCCACCGCTGCAGCCCTTTATGGATCAAGGGCTGCAAACGGTGTGATCATGGTAACGACCAAGGACGGAAAAGGCACCAAGGGCATCGGAGTGGCGATTAACTCCAATATGACCTTTGACAATCCTTTGGTAAAGCCTGATTTCCAAAACACCTACGGTGGTGGGGCTGGATACAGGACGTGGTACGTCGATGGTCGTAATGGATTTGACGAGCAAGGCATAAGAGGTACCGCAGGGGTGGACGAAAGCTGGGGTGCACCCATGGACGGCAGGTTGGTGCCGCTTTGGTTTTCAGCACCCGAGCTAGTCCCACTAACGCCTCAGCCGGACAACTGGGAGGATTTCTGGGAGACAGGTAAAACAGTTTCCAATAACATAGCTGTTTCTGGCGGCAATGATAAAGGGAATTTTCGGCTTTCTGTGGGAAGACTTGATCAAAAAAGTATCATGTGGAACAATGATTACTACAGGAATAACTTTAAGCTGAATACTGGATACAATTTTACGGATAAGTTGAATGTTACCATCAGTGCAGAGTATATCAAGTCTGGATCTGATAATAGAAGGTATAGCGGAAGCTCTGACTTCATTTGGTCACATCGTCATACAGATTTCACTAAATTATTTAATTGGAGGGATTATTACGGGATCCAACGTGAAACCTTTCGGGATGGAGATGACTATCCTTATGCAAACTGGCAACATGAATACTTCACCAATCCCTATTTTTTGCAGGAGTACTATACCAATGCCAATGAGAAAGACCGAATGGTAGGAAATATTGCGGTCAACTATCAGTTTACAGATGAATTTAGCTTGATGGTTCGGACCGGTACGGACTTTTGGACGGATACACGGATGAACGTTACAGGCGTGGAGCGGACAAAGAATTTTGTGACCACCAAGGGTTCTTATACTGAAACGGTCCTTAGGAGTCAGGAAACCAACAGCGACTTTATCTTTACCTACGACAAAGAGTTCTCCAATACATTTTCATTAAAAGCCCAAGTAGGAGGGATCAACAGGACCAATTATTACAAACGCAATTATGTGAATGTGACTGAATTGACCATTGATGGCCTGTACAATCTGAGCAATTATGCCAGTCCTGTGACACCAGAAAGTACTATTCGTAAGCAAGAGGTAAATTCACTGTTTGGATCAGCTACCCTTGGTTTTAACAACTACCTTTTCTTGGACGTAACGGGACGTAATGACTGGTCCAGTACGTTGCCAGTGGACAATAATTCCTTCTTTTACCCCTCTGTGGCCCTAAGTGCTGTGGTGACGGATATTTTCAATGTGCAAAGTAACGTGCTTTCTTTTGCAAAACTCCGTGCGAGCTGGGCACAAGTAGGGAGCGATGCCAGTCCTTATATGCTCAGCCAAGTATATAATTCCGAAGGTCTCTGGGCAGGAACTACTCCTACTTATGCAAATGCCAGTGAAATTGCCAATGTTAACCTCAAGCCTGAGATTACTACTGGAAAAGAGCTTGGTTTGGATATGAGGTTTTTGGAAGGAAGAATTGGGTTGGACTTTACTTACTATCACCAATCCACCACTAACCAGATTTTGGCGGTAGCCATCTCCAGTTCTTCAGGGTATGCCAGTCAGGTGCTCAATGCTGGAGAAATCACCAATAAGGGTGTTGAGCTGATGGTTTACGGTACGCCGATTAAGTCTGAAACAGGCTTGACTTGGGACATGTCCTTTAACTTTTCCAGAAATAGGAACCTTGTGGTTGAATTGGCAGAAGGTTTGGAAAACTACACCTTGGCCAGCCAAAACAGTTTGACCTCCGAAGCTAGGGTAGGCCAGCCATATGGAACATTGTACGGAAGAAGGTACCTCAGGTCTCCAGAGGGTGAAATCGTATACAGTGATGGCCTTCCTCAGCTGGAAGCAGGCACCTTCGCACTTGGTAATATCCAGCCCGACTGGATGGGCGGTTTCTCCAATAACTTCTCCTTCAGAAACTGGTCACTGGGGGCATTGATAGACATTAGAATGGGCGGTGATTTGTTTGATGTGGGTACGGGGCTGGCTCGTAAGACAGGCCAATATGCAGAGACTGCCATAGGTAGGGAAGAAGGCGTGATCGGAGAAGGCGTGATGAATGTGGGCACGGAAGAAACCCCAGTCTATGTCCAAAATGACGTGATCGTGGATGCGGGTACCTTTTGGAATGCCCAAAACCCCAGGACTTACCATGAGGCGGGGATCTTCGATGGCAGCTATGTGAAATTAAGGGAACTGACCTTGGGATATTCCTTCCCGAAAAATTTCCTGGGCAATAATTTTATCCAGTCCATGAAGCTTTCGGCCGTAGGAAGAAACCTTGCCATCTTGTTTAAAAATCATCCGCACATGGATCCTCAGGTAGATATGAAAGGGGGGAATGCTCAGGGCTTTTCCTATGGAGAGCAGCCTTCTACCAGAAGTATTGGTTTTAACCTGAACGTTACTTTTTGA
- a CDS encoding SusD/RagB family nutrient-binding outer membrane lipoprotein, translating to MKKSLTKIYALFMIPAVGLFLDSCTGDFEEMNVDPNNPTSISPALLLPNAIQVSVDRYWGHSSRFQRLNIDAAMCWMQHLARNIYINVEGDSYEIPLTVSSGTWDALYNDALVNFESVQRLSGEGGEFENTNYYGVALVMKAFTFSYMTDVFGPIPYSEALKGTAENPINSPKYDSMEDIYAGLMEDLRLANESLSTDGPAISGDILFEGDIMRWKKFANSLRLKLANHQAGQKPAASQAIMAEILGDPSTYPLFTSNDDFAQLNHVDVIGSRNKMFDVFSTRSDWNISETLINKLLELDDGRITVYAQPLADGSYAGLPNGLTDAAAGNYSASIIGTKFLDPTAPSILMSYAELLFIEAEAALDGDIDGDPAALLEEAIAASFDQHGLEMPADYMSRIGEVDKETIMTQKWLALFGQGVEAWTEYRRTGYPVFPPPNPDAVFYNEGVLPTRLEYPTSEYSLNKAALDEGLRLLGGDDTMRSPLWWVED from the coding sequence ATGAAGAAGAGTCTAACAAAAATATATGCCCTTTTCATGATTCCTGCAGTTGGCCTGTTCTTGGACAGCTGTACAGGGGATTTTGAAGAGATGAATGTGGATCCTAACAACCCTACGAGTATTTCTCCGGCGTTGTTATTGCCCAATGCTATCCAAGTTTCTGTGGACCGCTATTGGGGACACAGTTCCAGGTTTCAGCGATTAAACATTGATGCTGCCATGTGTTGGATGCAGCACCTTGCCCGTAATATTTATATCAACGTGGAAGGAGACAGTTATGAGATCCCGTTGACGGTATCTTCCGGAACATGGGATGCGCTTTATAATGATGCGCTGGTGAACTTTGAGAGTGTCCAGCGTCTATCCGGTGAGGGTGGTGAATTCGAAAACACTAACTATTACGGGGTCGCCTTGGTGATGAAAGCTTTCACCTTTTCCTACATGACGGATGTTTTTGGCCCCATACCTTATTCAGAAGCGCTGAAAGGTACGGCTGAAAACCCTATTAATTCACCCAAATACGACTCCATGGAGGATATTTATGCGGGATTGATGGAAGATTTACGTCTGGCCAATGAAAGCCTCAGTACGGATGGACCTGCTATTTCTGGAGATATTCTATTCGAAGGAGACATTATGAGATGGAAGAAATTTGCCAATTCATTGCGCTTAAAGTTGGCCAATCACCAAGCTGGGCAGAAACCAGCAGCGTCACAGGCGATCATGGCAGAAATCCTCGGAGATCCATCCACCTATCCACTGTTTACCAGCAATGATGATTTTGCCCAATTGAATCATGTCGATGTGATCGGTAGTAGGAATAAAATGTTTGACGTTTTTTCGACCCGATCCGATTGGAACATCAGTGAAACATTGATCAATAAACTACTGGAGCTGGATGATGGGCGCATTACCGTATATGCTCAGCCCTTGGCGGATGGATCATATGCAGGCCTTCCCAATGGACTCACGGATGCTGCAGCAGGAAATTATTCTGCCAGTATCATTGGGACAAAATTTCTTGATCCCACTGCTCCGAGTATCTTGATGAGCTATGCAGAGTTGCTATTTATCGAAGCAGAGGCAGCCTTGGACGGCGACATCGATGGAGATCCTGCAGCACTTTTGGAAGAAGCCATTGCGGCTTCCTTTGATCAGCATGGTTTAGAAATGCCTGCAGATTATATGAGCCGTATCGGTGAAGTGGATAAGGAGACCATTATGACACAGAAATGGTTGGCATTGTTTGGCCAAGGGGTAGAGGCCTGGACAGAATACAGGAGGACCGGGTATCCGGTATTTCCACCGCCTAATCCTGATGCAGTGTTCTATAATGAAGGTGTATTGCCTACCAGGTTAGAATATCCTACATCGGAATATTCACTCAATAAGGCAGCCTTGGATGAAGGTTTGAGACTGCTGGGAGGAGATGATACCATGAGGTCGCCGCTTTGGTGGGTTGAAGACTAA
- a CDS encoding pyridoxal phosphate-dependent aminotransferase → MTTKINRRSWLKSSLLAAGGIGLAPSLVAGTTRVSSHVAPMNPQSLLWEHDPMYKDNAPRLRARLLANENPYGPSKKVVSTISDAVSMGNRYAHSDAATLIEMIAEKEGVTKDHIMLGPGSTDLLEKTAIVRFLEGGNIVSADPSYMSLINTSRRIGATWKPIPLTSDFAHDLDGMAKAVDSDTKLVYICNPNNPTGSITEAGKLKSFCKTVSAKTPIFVDEAYLEFMDKPEDNTMVGLVAEGHDVIVARTFSKIHGMAGLRIGYIVAQPERIESITDMVRSTMGLSVTSLKGAIVSVQEDKFLSECKAMNKECRDYVFSELTAMGYDVIPSSTSFMIFPIQMEGDKFLKSMFAEGVGVRAYNFLDKPWCRVSMGTMAEMEIFLEAFKKVTA, encoded by the coding sequence ATGACGACAAAAATCAATAGAAGATCTTGGCTAAAGTCTAGTTTATTAGCAGCAGGAGGCATTGGTTTGGCTCCCAGTTTAGTAGCAGGTACCACTCGTGTTTCTTCCCACGTGGCTCCCATGAATCCACAGAGTTTACTTTGGGAGCATGATCCCATGTATAAAGACAATGCTCCGAGACTAAGGGCACGTTTGTTGGCCAATGAGAATCCCTATGGCCCGTCCAAAAAGGTGGTCTCGACTATCTCCGATGCGGTTTCTATGGGGAACCGTTATGCCCACAGCGATGCGGCCACTTTAATAGAAATGATAGCTGAAAAAGAAGGGGTCACCAAAGACCATATTATGTTAGGTCCAGGTTCCACTGACTTGTTAGAAAAAACAGCTATTGTACGATTCTTGGAAGGTGGAAACATCGTTTCCGCTGATCCGTCTTACATGTCTCTTATTAATACCTCCAGAAGGATTGGAGCTACTTGGAAACCGATTCCTTTGACGTCAGATTTTGCTCATGACCTGGATGGAATGGCCAAAGCAGTAGACAGTGATACCAAGTTGGTTTACATCTGTAATCCAAATAATCCTACCGGATCAATCACTGAGGCGGGTAAATTAAAGAGCTTCTGTAAAACGGTATCCGCCAAGACCCCCATTTTTGTGGATGAGGCCTATTTGGAATTTATGGACAAGCCAGAAGATAATACCATGGTCGGCTTGGTAGCGGAAGGCCATGATGTGATCGTCGCCAGGACTTTCAGTAAGATCCACGGAATGGCAGGATTGCGAATCGGATATATCGTGGCACAGCCAGAGCGTATAGAGAGCATTACGGATATGGTACGAAGCACAATGGGCCTTTCGGTTACTTCCCTAAAAGGAGCCATCGTCAGTGTTCAAGAGGATAAATTCCTCTCAGAGTGCAAGGCCATGAATAAGGAGTGCAGAGATTATGTTTTTAGCGAGCTGACTGCTATGGGCTACGATGTCATTCCTTCCTCCACCAGTTTTATGATTTTCCCCATTCAGATGGAAGGTGACAAATTCCTGAAATCCATGTTTGCAGAAGGAGTAGGAGTACGCGCCTATAACTTTTTGGACAAGCCTTGGTGCCGTGTAAGTATGGGGACCATGGCCGAAATGGAGATTTTCCTGGAAGCCTTCAAAAAAGTCACTGCCTAA
- a CDS encoding AEC family transporter → MSIAIQKTLSLLLLIAIGFFLKSKLNKEEHKKGLKIIILNIALPAIIFVALLKIQIQPDLLFLPILALVFNLLMLVVGKYVLPLYGIDNDTPTMRTLLMLLPSLAPGLSCFPFLVEYLGDEALAWGALADIGNKVFVLVLTYLLAMQWYYRANKSVNHSGNQKVKGLLLSMLNEPINMVMIVAIVLLSFGFTLDSLPLFLSDAVLQMKAMMTPLILIFIGVAAVLKWDQLKMIVALLAFRSGITFIISGLLVTFLPLPNEAAILLAVVFPQSACSFWPFAHMSAVSAMEKKEGNGGETFDLTLGLNILAVSLPFSTLVILGVFSSGNYFMNPYHIFLGGVTLMVLAAVPVVVQLVKKSNMSYELSEEEPAE, encoded by the coding sequence ATGAGTATAGCTATACAAAAGACCCTTTCTCTCTTACTGCTGATTGCGATCGGGTTTTTTCTGAAGAGTAAACTAAACAAGGAAGAGCACAAAAAAGGGCTGAAGATCATTATCTTGAATATCGCATTGCCCGCTATTATTTTTGTGGCCTTGCTTAAAATACAGATCCAGCCCGACTTGTTGTTTTTGCCTATTCTTGCGCTGGTGTTCAATTTATTGATGCTGGTAGTGGGCAAGTACGTGCTGCCACTGTATGGTATCGATAATGATACGCCAACGATGCGGACCTTGCTGATGTTATTGCCTTCGCTGGCTCCAGGGCTTTCATGCTTTCCATTTTTGGTAGAGTATCTGGGAGATGAAGCGTTGGCATGGGGAGCGTTGGCCGATATTGGAAACAAAGTGTTTGTATTGGTTTTGACCTATTTGCTGGCCATGCAGTGGTATTATAGAGCCAATAAGTCGGTCAATCACAGCGGCAATCAAAAAGTGAAGGGGCTCTTGCTTTCCATGCTCAATGAACCGATAAACATGGTCATGATCGTGGCCATCGTATTGTTGAGTTTTGGATTTACACTTGATAGTCTACCCTTGTTTTTGAGCGATGCGGTGCTTCAGATGAAAGCCATGATGACGCCATTGATTTTGATTTTCATAGGGGTAGCGGCGGTGCTAAAGTGGGATCAGTTAAAGATGATTGTAGCGCTATTGGCATTTCGGTCAGGCATTACCTTTATCATCAGTGGTTTGCTGGTGACCTTCCTGCCTTTGCCAAATGAAGCAGCCATATTACTGGCCGTGGTGTTCCCTCAAAGTGCCTGTAGCTTTTGGCCATTTGCCCATATGTCTGCCGTATCGGCCATGGAGAAAAAAGAGGGTAATGGAGGAGAGACCTTTGATTTGACCCTTGGGCTGAACATCCTGGCCGTTTCCTTGCCCTTCAGTACTTTGGTGATTCTTGGCGTATTCTCTTCAGGGAATTATTTCATGAATCCGTACCATATTTTCTTGGGAGGGGTGACATTAATGGTGCTTGCAGCGGTGCCTGTGGTCGTCCAGCTGGTGAAAAAGTCCAATATGTCCTATGAGCTTTCTGAAGAAGAACCAGCGGAATAG
- a CDS encoding RpiB/LacA/LacB family sugar-phosphate isomerase — protein sequence MKIGIAADHGGFDQKQELYEYLKSNGHDVTDFGAFEFDESDDYPDKVKPLAIAVSKGEIQKGIAICGSGVGVTVAANKVPGVRAALITEPYSAHQGVEHDNMNLMCLGGRVMGGVVLKELVEIFITAEYVEKERFQRRLKKVQDLENEFLK from the coding sequence ATGAAAATAGGAATCGCTGCAGATCATGGAGGATTCGATCAAAAGCAAGAACTTTACGAATACCTCAAGAGCAACGGCCATGACGTGACTGATTTTGGTGCGTTTGAATTTGATGAATCGGATGATTATCCTGATAAAGTAAAGCCACTGGCCATCGCTGTTTCCAAAGGAGAGATTCAGAAAGGCATTGCGATATGTGGCAGCGGAGTAGGGGTGACCGTCGCTGCCAATAAAGTGCCTGGAGTGCGGGCTGCTTTGATTACAGAGCCTTACAGTGCCCATCAGGGAGTGGAGCACGATAATATGAACCTGATGTGCCTTGGCGGAAGGGTGATGGGAGGCGTTGTACTCAAGGAATTGGTGGAGATTTTTATCACGGCAGAGTATGTCGAAAAGGAACGTTTTCAGCGTCGACTGAAAAAAGTCCAAGACTTGGAAAACGAATTCCTAAAATAA
- the gndA gene encoding NADP-dependent phosphogluconate dehydrogenase has translation MKQFDFGIVGLGVMGKNLLLNMADHGFSVAGLDLDQAKAAALEEGAREGQDVKGFITAEKFVSSLKRPRAIMLLVPAGKPVDAAIGSLLPLLEKDDIVVDGGNSYFPDTERRFAELAKKNIHFFGMGISGGEKGARFGPSMMPGGDAQAYERLRPIFEAIAAKVDGEPCVTYLGKGSAGNYVKMVHNGIEYGIMQLIAETYDIMKKGLGYSDDKIQSIFASWNDTELQSFLVEITGLILQKKDDDTGKQLLPLISDQARSKGTGKWTSQNAMDLQAPVPVIDMAVLMRDISKFKEERVAASKALKWAGEENVDATADMLKNALYFGMITTYAQGMVQLRLASEEYGYGLNLEEVAKIWRGGCIIRAACLEDFRKAYKKAPDLANLMLDKEIGEDLVARQKDVREVVKVAVEKGIPAPALMAALSYFDAYRSDRLSTNVIQAQRDFFGAHQFERIDKEGVFHAQWE, from the coding sequence ATGAAACAATTCGACTTTGGGATTGTCGGACTGGGTGTAATGGGCAAAAACCTTCTGCTCAATATGGCTGATCACGGTTTTTCCGTGGCCGGTTTGGACTTAGATCAAGCAAAGGCAGCAGCCCTGGAAGAAGGCGCCAGGGAAGGGCAAGATGTCAAAGGATTTATTACAGCGGAAAAATTCGTTTCTTCCCTTAAGCGTCCAAGGGCCATCATGCTTTTGGTACCTGCAGGTAAGCCGGTGGATGCTGCCATAGGCTCCCTTTTGCCATTGCTGGAAAAAGATGATATTGTCGTGGACGGTGGGAATTCCTATTTTCCAGACACTGAAAGGCGATTTGCCGAATTGGCCAAAAAGAATATCCACTTCTTTGGAATGGGCATTTCAGGTGGTGAAAAAGGAGCACGGTTTGGCCCCAGTATGATGCCCGGTGGCGATGCTCAAGCGTATGAGCGGCTGCGGCCCATTTTTGAAGCCATTGCGGCAAAAGTCGATGGCGAACCCTGCGTTACCTACTTAGGGAAGGGATCTGCCGGAAACTACGTTAAAATGGTCCATAATGGTATTGAATATGGCATCATGCAGCTGATTGCTGAAACCTATGATATCATGAAGAAGGGATTAGGGTATTCAGATGATAAAATCCAATCCATTTTTGCATCATGGAATGATACAGAGCTACAATCCTTCTTGGTAGAAATCACTGGTTTGATTCTACAGAAGAAGGATGATGACACTGGCAAGCAGCTCTTGCCCCTTATCTCTGACCAAGCCAGGTCCAAAGGGACGGGGAAATGGACCAGCCAAAATGCCATGGACCTGCAAGCTCCCGTACCGGTCATTGATATGGCCGTTTTGATGCGGGATATTTCCAAGTTTAAAGAGGAGCGTGTGGCCGCTTCCAAGGCCTTAAAGTGGGCAGGAGAGGAGAACGTGGATGCGACGGCCGATATGTTGAAGAATGCACTTTATTTTGGGATGATCACCACCTATGCACAGGGTATGGTACAGCTTCGGTTGGCCTCTGAGGAATATGGTTACGGGCTTAACCTGGAAGAAGTGGCCAAGATATGGCGAGGTGGATGCATCATCAGGGCTGCTTGTCTAGAAGATTTTAGAAAAGCCTATAAAAAGGCGCCTGACTTGGCCAATTTAATGTTGGATAAGGAAATTGGCGAAGATTTGGTAGCCCGGCAAAAGGACGTCAGGGAAGTGGTGAAAGTAGCGGTGGAGAAAGGGATTCCAGCTCCCGCACTGATGGCGGCATTGAGTTATTTTGATGCTTACCGCAGCGATCGATTGTCCACAAATGTGATCCAAGCCCAACGAGACTTCTTTGGAGCCCACCAATTTGAACGAATTGATAAGGAAGGTGTGTTTCATGCCCAGTGGGAATAA